In the genome of Olsenella profusa DSM 13989, one region contains:
- a CDS encoding transposase yields MCHGRCGACDTCERAWRHPGVWQHGTIARRAAPRAAQAAGRSHAVQLPNRAIDHVRCQGRRESAERRRQLAGTKCVWPERRESLTERQLATGEEPDPARTRPRTARACQMGEALQDVYPCPDRGSAARALERLCSWMMHSNVRKMKTVARTLGKEREGIPDWWKRGSTDSFLEGLSFVVQSVRSAARGFRSIAHFRTMILLRLGRLDLTAQKKLACATH; encoded by the coding sequence GTGTGCCACGGGAGGTGCGGCGCCTGCGACACGTGCGAGAGGGCCTGGAGGCACCCCGGCGTCTGGCAGCACGGGACGATCGCGCGCCGCGCCGCGCCCCGGGCCGCCCAGGCCGCGGGCAGGTCCCACGCGGTGCAGCTCCCGAACAGGGCGATCGACCACGTGAGGTGCCAGGGGAGGCGCGAGTCCGCCGAGAGGCGCCGGCAGCTCGCGGGGACGAAGTGCGTCTGGCCCGAGCGGAGGGAGAGCCTCACGGAGCGCCAGCTCGCGACGGGGGAGGAGCCCGACCCCGCGAGGACCCGCCCCAGGACGGCGAGGGCCTGCCAGATGGGAGAGGCGCTGCAGGACGTCTACCCGTGCCCCGACAGGGGGTCGGCGGCCAGGGCCCTGGAGCGCCTCTGCTCGTGGATGATGCACTCCAATGTCCGAAAGATGAAGACCGTGGCGAGGACGCTCGGGAAGGAGCGCGAGGGCATCCCCGACTGGTGGAAGAGGGGCTCGACCGACTCGTTCCTGGAAGGCCTCAGTTTTGTCGTCCAGTCGGTCCGCAGCGCCGCCAGGGGCTTCAGGAGCATCGCCCACTTCAGGACGATGATCCTCCTCAGGCTGGGCCGTCTGGACCTCACGGCCCAGAAGAAGCTGGCATGTGCTACCCACTAG
- the holA gene encoding DNA polymerase III subunit delta has translation MAQRTLLPAYLIVGEDELKSRTALTRLKGRLDEGLAAFNLDEHAASGTLEAQAVLISLNTLPVGDGFRLVVIERAERLSKSVSEALVAYLKNPNEGCVLCLVASKLAKNTRLYKAVAAVGRQAIIDCTPKRRWELAPLVQSLARAHGMRMGEAAAGELVGRVGESTTLLDTQVRSLAALKGDAGEITLEDVRAHVARVAEVKPWDFLDALSQRDLPRALELYGLMDNPSEVALTSLVEGRLRELICARSLDRRGEGGSLATALGRAPWMVKHHLGWSRRFGAGELEQALAACAACERRLKGGLDQKTAFLELMAVVCA, from the coding sequence ATGGCACAGCGCACGTTGCTTCCCGCATACCTCATCGTGGGCGAGGACGAGCTCAAGAGCCGCACCGCCCTCACGCGGCTCAAGGGCAGGCTCGACGAGGGGCTTGCCGCCTTCAACCTGGACGAGCATGCGGCTTCGGGAACCCTCGAGGCGCAGGCCGTGCTCATCTCGCTCAACACGCTGCCTGTGGGAGATGGCTTTCGCCTCGTGGTCATCGAGCGCGCGGAGCGGCTTTCCAAGTCCGTGAGCGAGGCGCTCGTCGCGTATCTGAAGAATCCCAACGAGGGCTGCGTGCTGTGCCTGGTGGCCTCGAAACTTGCCAAGAACACGCGCCTCTACAAGGCCGTCGCGGCCGTGGGCAGGCAGGCCATCATAGACTGCACGCCCAAGAGACGCTGGGAGCTGGCCCCCCTGGTGCAGAGCCTCGCCCGCGCACATGGCATGCGGATGGGCGAGGCTGCGGCAGGCGAGCTCGTGGGCAGGGTGGGGGAGTCCACTACCCTGTTGGACACGCAGGTGAGGAGCCTTGCAGCCCTCAAGGGGGATGCCGGCGAGATCACGCTTGAGGACGTGCGCGCCCACGTGGCGCGCGTGGCCGAGGTCAAGCCCTGGGACTTCCTGGATGCGCTCTCCCAGCGCGACCTTCCCCGCGCCCTCGAGCTCTACGGGCTCATGGACAATCCCTCCGAGGTCGCACTCACCTCACTCGTGGAGGGGCGCCTGCGCGAGCTGATATGCGCCCGGAGCCTGGACCGGCGCGGCGAGGGCGGCTCGCTGGCAACGGCCCTGGGCCGCGCGCCCTGGATGGTGAAGCACCACCTTGGTTGGTCGCGTCGCTTTGGTGCCGGCGAGCTCGAGCAGGCGCTTGCCGCATGCGCCGCCTGCGAACGGCGCCTCAAGGGGGGGCTCGACCAGAAGACGGCCTTCCTGGAGCTCATGGCAGTCGTCTGTGCCTGA